The nucleotide window CTCGAGCGTTTCAAGGCCGATACAATCGGATGTGAGCTGGATGACGCCGCCGCCCATCAGCGTCTCTGTCAGTCGGCCCAGTTGCGGCATTTCAAGAAACGCGTCCATGGGCAGGTAGATGTTGAGCTGGCGCGCCTTGTCCACATCACGCAAACCGACGGTCTGATGCGGAATGCCGGCCCAGAAGGCGACCAGCCGATTGGCACCCACGGTCAAGGGCCCGCCGTCGAAGACATAGTCCATCGTGCCTTCCGTTAGCCAATTGAACTCGATATGGCCATGGCTGTGCGCTTCAGGCATGATCTGCGGCGGGAATGCACGGATGCCGAAGCGTCCAAAGGCCTTGCCCGAGGCATAAAAGCTGCGATCCGGCCGCGGCGTCGGGCGCGGTGCTTTCTCCCTTGTGCGCGCGGGGCGGCCCAGACTTTCTACAAGAGTCATACTTTTCCTGCAGTTCTTAGAAAACCGGAATTAGTCACTATCATTCCGGATTGCTTCGATTGCCGCAAGGGGTAGGGTTTGATCCTGCACGGAGGCATGGGTCGGATAGGAGAAACCGGCCCGGGGCATGATCGCCAATTTGCCACGTATGCAATGGGAGGTTCTATTGAGAAAACATATCTATGCCCTTGGCGGGGCAGGACTTCTGCTGTCTGTGTCTATGGCGGCGGTGTTTGCGCAGACCGAGTGGACAACACCGCCCGATCCGCCGGAATTTTCGGCGCAGAGCGAACCCATTTTCGTGAGCGTATCCGATATCCAGGAATATAAGGCGCTGCCCGAATATCACGAGCCCGACTTCGTCAAGGCTTTCGTGGATGCTGGCGAGCTGCCCCCGGTTGCCGAACGCTTGCCCAAGGAACCGCTGGTTTTCAAGACTGGCAATATGCCCGACGGGGTCGGTGTCTATGGTGACACCATGCGCCACGTGATCGGCGGCCGCCCCGACGGCTGGAACTATATCGGCGGTGCCATCCAGGGCTGGGGCGGCATCGATATCGGCATGTATGAATGCCTGACCCGTACCGGACCGCTGTTCCAGGTCGAAGCCGACGAACTCGAGCCGCTGCCGAACCTGGCCAAGAGCTGGGAATGGTCTGAAGACGGCCACGAACTGACCATGCACCTGATCGAGGGCGCGAAGTGGTCCGATGGCGAGCCATTCGACGCTGACGACGTGATGTTCTACTGGGAAGACAACGTGCTCGACAGCAATGTCGCACCGACCGGTGGCGCAACGCCTGAGGGCTTTGGCGAGGGCACCACGCTCGAAAAGATCGACGCCTATACGATCAAATGGACCTTCAAGGAGGTCCGGCCGACCCAGTATCTCTACGCCATGGCCTATGGTTCGTTCTGCCCTGGCCCGTCGCATCTGCTCAAGCCGGAACACCCCAAATACAATCCGGACAATACCTATGAAGACTACAAGAACGCCTTTACGCCGGAATTCCTGAACTTCCCGGTCATGGGCGCCTGGGTACCGGTCGAATACCGTCCCGATGACGTGATCGTGCTGCGCCGCAACCCCTACTATTGGAAGGTCGACGAGGCCGGCAATCAGTTGCCTTATCTGAACGAGGTTAGCTATCGCTTGTCCACCTGGTCCGACCGCGACGTGCAGACGGTCGCCGGTACGGCGGACTTCTCGAACCTCGAGCAGCCGGAAAATTTCGTGGAATCGCTGCGCCGTTCGGCTGAGGATTCCGCCCCCGCGCGCCTGCAGTTCGGCGCCCGAACCATCGGCTATTCGCTCTATCCGAACCTCTCCGGCAATGGCTGGGGCGAACCGAACGAACTGAGCCAGGCCATCCGCGACCTCAATCGCAATCTGGATTTCCGCAAGGCCGTCACTTATGCGCTGGACCGCCAGAGCCTGGGTGAATCGCTCGTCAAGGGGCCGTTTACCACCCCCTATCCGGGTGGCCTCTATGCCGGCACCAGTTTCTACGACAAGGACTCCACGGCCTATTTCCCCCACTCCATGGAAACCGCCAAGGATTATCTCGCCAAGGCCGGTCTTGAGGATACGGATGGGAATGGCGTTGTGAACTTCCCCGAAGGCGTTGCCGGCGGACAGGATGTTCAGGTCACCATGTTGGTCAATGCCGACTACACCACCGACAAGAGTCTGGCCGAAGGCGTGCAGGCGCAAATGGAGCAGCTCGGCATTCGCGTCGTGCTCGACACGGTCAGCGGCAACGCTCTGGCCGAGTACCAGCAGGGCGGCAAGTTCGACTGGGCTGTGCTGCGCAATGGTTCCGACCTGGTCTCGGTGGTGCAGGGCACTTCGGGCCTGGCGCCGGTTGGTCCGCGCACCGCGTTCTCGCACCGCGCCGGTACCGATGGCACGCTCGACCTGATGCCGTTTGAACAGGAGATGGTGGACACCATCAACCA belongs to Devosia sp. XK-2 and includes:
- a CDS encoding ABC transporter substrate-binding protein, which gives rise to MAAVFAQTEWTTPPDPPEFSAQSEPIFVSVSDIQEYKALPEYHEPDFVKAFVDAGELPPVAERLPKEPLVFKTGNMPDGVGVYGDTMRHVIGGRPDGWNYIGGAIQGWGGIDIGMYECLTRTGPLFQVEADELEPLPNLAKSWEWSEDGHELTMHLIEGAKWSDGEPFDADDVMFYWEDNVLDSNVAPTGGATPEGFGEGTTLEKIDAYTIKWTFKEVRPTQYLYAMAYGSFCPGPSHLLKPEHPKYNPDNTYEDYKNAFTPEFLNFPVMGAWVPVEYRPDDVIVLRRNPYYWKVDEAGNQLPYLNEVSYRLSTWSDRDVQTVAGTADFSNLEQPENFVESLRRSAEDSAPARLQFGARTIGYSLYPNLSGNGWGEPNELSQAIRDLNRNLDFRKAVTYALDRQSLGESLVKGPFTTPYPGGLYAGTSFYDKDSTAYFPHSMETAKDYLAKAGLEDTDGNGVVNFPEGVAGGQDVQVTMLVNADYTTDKSLAEGVQAQMEQLGIRVVLDTVSGNALAEYQQGGKFDWAVLRNGSDLVSVVQGTSGLAPVGPRTAFSHRAGTDGTLDLMPFEQEMVDTINQFIASSDNAERAELMKKYQQLYTQNLYGIGLTQYPGALLINKRFDNIPAGAPIFQFNWAEDNIIRERVFVPAEDQSNYELHPNTLPNTPGVGNGPISK